From the genome of Burkholderia cepacia ATCC 25416:
CGAACTGGTCGGTTCGGTGCTGCGGCTCTCGGTCCGGTACGGCGGCCGCGCCGACGTCATGCTCGATCGGATGTCGACGTTCATGCGCGATCTCGAGCAGGCCGAACGGGAACTGGCTGCGATGTCGTCGGAAACGCGACTGTCCGCATGGGTGCTGGTCATGTTGCCGATCGCGATCGGCAGCTTTGTGATCGCGACGAATCCGCTCTATCTCCAGTCGATGTGGAACGATTACACGGGACGTCAGCTGTTGTTCATCGCCTTCATGCTGCAGTTCGCGGGCGGGATCTGGTTGTACCACATGGCCAAGCTCAGGTGACGGCATGACAGCCAATCAACTCGGTTCGCTCGCGCTGGCACTCGGCGCACTCGGCGTCGTGCTGCTGGCGCTGCTTGCAGTACGCCGCGCAAGTGCGCAGACGCGCAGCGATCGCACGCTGGCCAGCGCGCTCGAGCGGCGCTCAGCGACGTTGGAGGCAGCGGGTACGCGCGCTGCACAGGAGTCCGATGAATCCCGGCAGAATCCGTTAGGACGGAATGCGGGTGACAGGCGATCGTATCTTGTGCAATGGCTGGACCGTCTGTCGATGGTCGGGGCGCGCCTGCTCGATACCCGCCTGGGCCGGTATCTTGTCGCCGACGAAGATCGGCTGCTGCTGGAGCAGTGCGGCTACGCCGACACGCGCACCCGCGGACTGTTCCTGAGCGCGCGACTCGCCTGTGCGATTGTCGTGCCGTTGCTTTTCCTCATGCTGATGGGCTCTCAACTGACCGGCGCGCAATGGCGGGCGGGTGGGGGCATTGCGCTCGTCACCGGCTTCATGTTGCCGAAGCTGTACCTGCGGCGTCGTGCTGCACAGCGCCGGCAGGCGGTGATCGACGAACTGCCGCTGCTGGTCGACATGCTTCGCTTGCTGCAAGGCGTCGGATTGTCGCTTGACCAGAGCATCCAGGTCCTGACGAACGACTTCAAGGGGATGATGCCCGTGCTGTCGCTGGAAATGGAAATCGCCCAGCGGCAGTTCGCTGCCGGCCGGACGCGCGAGCAATCGCTGCAGCGGCTGTCGTCCGGTTTCGAGAACGAGGATCTGCGTGCGATCGTGCGGCTGCTGATCCAGGTCGACAAGCACGGCGGCGCGGTACAGGAGCCGCTCAAGCAGTTCGGCGACCGGTTGCGCGAGGCGCGCCGTGCGATGCTGCGCGAACGGATCGGCAAGCTGACGGTAAAGATGACGGGCGTGATGATCCTGACGTTGCTGCCGGCACTGCTGATCGTGACGGCGGGACCGGGAATGATCTCCGTGTTGCGCGCGCTGAGCCAGGCGCAGCCCTGATGCCGGGATGCAAAGGAAGCAAGATGAGACGCATCGATGAAATTGTGAAAGTGGTGGGCGTGTTGGCAATGGTGGGCTTGCTCGGCGCGTGCTCGGCATTCAAGGAAAGCGGGTACGGCGTCGGCCCGCAGGCGGAACGCGCGGCGCTGATGGACGCGGCGGCGCAGAAGCAGGCGGCGCCGGATACGCCGGGCATGTATCTCGGCCTGATCGAGCGGATGCAGGCTCAAGGGCTGTATTACGCGTCGCTGGCGCATATCGACGCATACGAGAAACAGTACGGTGCGTCGCCGCAAACGATCCTGCTGCGCGCCGATGCATTGCGCATGACGGACCAGCCTGCCGCGAGCACTGCGGTCTATACGCAGTTGCTCAACACAACGCTCGCCGCGCGCGGCTATCGCGGGCTCGG
Proteins encoded in this window:
- a CDS encoding type II secretion system F family protein — encoded protein: MTANQLGSLALALGALGVVLLALLAVRRASAQTRSDRTLASALERRSATLEAAGTRAAQESDESRQNPLGRNAGDRRSYLVQWLDRLSMVGARLLDTRLGRYLVADEDRLLLEQCGYADTRTRGLFLSARLACAIVVPLLFLMLMGSQLTGAQWRAGGGIALVTGFMLPKLYLRRRAAQRRQAVIDELPLLVDMLRLLQGVGLSLDQSIQVLTNDFKGMMPVLSLEMEIAQRQFAAGRTREQSLQRLSSGFENEDLRAIVRLLIQVDKHGGAVQEPLKQFGDRLREARRAMLRERIGKLTVKMTGVMILTLLPALLIVTAGPGMISVLRALSQAQP